Within Candidatus Methylacidiphilales bacterium, the genomic segment CCGCCGCACTCGCCCCCTTGGAACGACGCTTGATAATCTTGGCCCGCAAATCAGCACTGTAGGATTTCATCCCAATCTTCTACGGGATACCACCAACACTGTACAGCTTTTACGAAGCTAATTAAATGCAAAATGCTCTAGGCTCCGGCCCTTTCATGGGCTCGCGCCGATCTTGTTTATCATATTTGATCCCGCACTCATTTCCTCAATACCTGGGAACGCGAGCATGAGAAAGAGCATGGGCACGAGCAGCAGATGAAGTGCAAAATGCTCTGAACCCGGCTCGGCGGGAGCCTCGCCCTCCGGAAGAACCCCTCGTCCAGTCAATTTGATTTGGTAGTAACCATGGTCGGGGCACAAAAAACGTCCGGTTCTTGCGAACCGGACGTTTGAATGGGTCGGGGATCGGGATCAGCGGCGTCCGCGGAATCCGCCACCACCACCGCCGCCGCCACGGCGATCACCGCCGCCGAAGTCACGACGTCCGCCGCCACCACCACCGCCGCCGGAGCGGGGTTCCATCGGACGGGCTTCATTGACCGTCAGGTCACGTCCGTCGAGGGGTTGGCCGTCGAGGGCGCTGATGGCCGCTTGGCCTTCGGCCGGGCTGCCCATGGTGACAAAGGCGAAGCCGCGGGGGCGTTGGGTTTCACGGTCCATGACGAGATGGACGTCCGTGACGGAGCCGTGTTGGCCGAAGTGCTCGCGCAATTCGGTATCGGTGGTTTGGAAGGAGAGGTTTCCTACGTAGAGTTTCATGTGTTTCTTTCTTTTGGGTTGTTGACGACTGGCCGCTGACGAGTGAAGAGCGCGTATGGCGCGCATGGGAACCTTTGGGAGCGGCCAGGAAACTGCCTGAAACACTACTACTTGGCTTCAGAGGGAAGCGATTGATCGATTCGCTAGTCTTGCAGAGGAAACCGGGAAGTAAAGCCTTATTCTAACGGGTCCGGCGACTCAATACGCCCGGTCGAAATAAAGCCGGTCGATCTTCTGTATCCTGCCGGCCAGGGTCCGGGCCAGATTGGCCATGATGACCGCCTGATAGTGCGGGAAAAGCGCATACACCTTGTTGAACGTGGTGCTGCCCAGTGCGTAAAGCATCGCACTGTCGATCGCCACCACGGTGGCCGAACGCATCATCGGCTCGATGACACACATCTCACCGAAGCACTCCTGTTGCCCCAGAACGGCCAAACGCACCGGTTGCCCGGATCCATGGCCCACCACCACTTCCACTTCCCC encodes:
- a CDS encoding RNA-binding protein, which codes for MKLYVGNLSFQTTDTELREHFGQHGSVTDVHLVMDRETQRPRGFAFVTMGSPAEGQAAISALDGQPLDGRDLTVNEARPMEPRSGGGGGGGGRRDFGGGDRRGGGGGGGGFRGRR
- a CDS encoding cyclic nucleotide-binding domain-containing protein; this translates as MKATPASPAADKFGSLGTFRGFPLFQGLPDEILLMLYVSAREFIARKGEVIVREGDPGEELFIVGGGEVEVVVGHGSGQPVRLAVLGQQECFGEMCVIEPMMRSATVVAIDSAMLYALGSTTFNKVYALFPHYQAVIMANLARTLAGRIQKIDRLYFDRAY